The following DNA comes from Deltaproteobacteria bacterium.
GCGTTCCAGCAATTTCAGTCCGTCCGGAGCACGCAGCACCCCGTCCTGGGGAAAGGCCACGAGCTGGATATCGACAAAATCCTTCATTTCGTCACGCACTTCCAGGAGCACGTCCACGGCCATGAGGCTCGGGTCCGTGGTGTCGACGTGGGTCCGGATGGCCAGATTGCCCTTGGCCACGCTCCAGTGCAGCAGTTTCATGGCCCGGCTCTTGATATCCTCGGGCGAGAGGTCGGGCTTGAGTTCGCCCCAGATGCGGATGCCTTCCAACAGGGTGCCGGATTCGTTCCCGCGCGGCAGGCCGGCCGAAAGCGTGGCGTCCATGTGAAAGTGGCTGTCCACGAAGGGCGGCGTGACCAGATATCCCTTGGCGTCAATGACGCGATCGGCCTCGGTCGTGATGCCCGGCCGGATCTCGACAATGCGGCCGTCCCGGCAGGCAATGTCCATCAGGTCTTCGTGCCCGGTCAGCGCGGCATTGACGATGAGCAAATCAAGCATGAATCCTCCGTTGTCATTTTTGGTCGTGCCAGGCATGCCCCGTGTCCCCGGATACGCCACGACCACCCTCAAGCGCCGGGGTGGCGCCTCCGGCTCGAAGCGCCACCCCGGTCTCGCGTTTATTTCCGCTGCCCCAGCCAGTCGATGATGACCGCGCGCTCCTCGGCGCCAACGGTTGGCGCGCCACTCTTGGCCAGCATCCGGTTCACGGTGATGGCCCAGGCATCCTTGTCCTTGGCGCCGTAAGCGGCCTCGACCTTGGCCATGCCGTGACAGGCCGCGCAAACCCTTCCGGTCAGGGCCGCGCCGTCCTCGGCCAGGGCCCAGCCCGCGCCCCAGCACATGGCCACCATCATCATTCCCACGATCGTCGTGCGCATCGTTTCCATACCTCCATGGTTTTCGACATGACACCCGATATGACGCATACCCCCGGACACGGGCAAAGAAAAGCGATCCGGGACAACAACGACGATCTCTTTGGACGATTCGTTCCAAAAATCACGCCGGACCCAGCCAATCGAGCCGCGACGGGTATCCATTCCCACGAACATGGGATATGCTGACAGCATCCCCAAAACACGCCCGAACCAAGAAATCCAACCTATCCAACACATTGGGGAAAACGAGACGCAACGCCATGCTTCTTCGCACCAAAATCATCCTGGCGTTTTCCGCCATCGGCCTGGTCATCCTGGCGGTGGTCGGGACAGTGCACTACGCGGTGCTGCACACCAGAACGCTGGTCCTGATCCACGATCAGATCGGCCGGCAGCTGGAGCATCTGGATTTCGCCATGACCCGCTTCCTCAAGGACACGGACGCCAACCTGCTGGCCCTGGCCACGGACCAGCGCGTGACCACGGAGGACGACCGCGATTTCACCAATTTTCTGACCGCCGACGAAAAAACCTTCCGATACCGGATCACGCCCACGGAGCAGGACATCATTTCCGTCCTAAAATCGTTTTATCTGTCCCACGAACACGTCAATTCCGTGTACATGGGGCGCGAAAACGGCAGCTTCGTGCGTTCGCACGAGCGGGCCAGACCAACCCGCTACGATCCCCGGCAAAGACCCTGGTACATCCTGGCCAAGAACAACCCCGGCAGGATCATGCACACGCGGCCCTATCGCTCGCTGACCACCCCGGACGTGAACATCGGCGTGGTCACCACTCTCCTGAACGGACGGGGCCAGGTGTACGGCGTGGTCGGCATGGATATCACCCTGACCACCCTGACCGATTATGTGGCCGACTTTTCCATGAGCTTCGACGGCCGGGCCATGCTCCTGGACACGGATGGCACGGTTCTGGCCGCCCAGGACAAACGGTTGCTGTTCAAAAACGTCCGCGACATCTTCCCCAACGGCAAGGCGCTGCTCGCGCCCCAGGACACCGCCACAGGCCTGGACATGGGGGATGGCACGTTCTCGGCGCATGCCCGCCGGTCCGCCGGAACCGGCTGGATCGTGGCCGCCCTGATCCCCCACGCCGCCATCCAGGGCCATGTCCGCCGGTTGATTCTGGAAAACCTCGTTTTTCTGACCACGGCCATCGCCCTGCTCACCCTGGCCTCGCTGTTGGGGCTGCACCGCTACATTCTCGCCCCCCTGGAACGGCTCACCGCCGGCACGCTCCAAATCCGGGCCAGCAAGGATCTGCGGCACCGCGTCAGGGTCGACGGGCGGGACGAAATCGCCACCCTGGGCAACGCCTTCAACCAGATGCTCGAAGCCCTGGACATGGCGTCCCAGGATCTGGCGGCCTCGCAAAGCGCCCTGCGCCAGGAGCGGGACCAATTGGAGGAGCGGGTCAAGGCGCGGACCCGGGAGCTTGAAACCCTCAACCAGGAACTGGTCCGGGAAATCGCGGTCCGCAAACAGGCCGAGGAAACGGCCGAAAAGGCCAATCAGGCCAAGAGTCTCTTTCTGGCGAACATGAGCCACGAAATCCGCACCCCCCTCAACGCCATCCTCGGTTTTACCCAGCTTTTGCTCATGGACCCGGACGTGGGCCCGGACCAACGCCGTTCCCTGGAAACCGTGCACCGCAGCGGCGAACACCTGCTCATGCTCCTCAACGACATCCTGGAAATGTCCAAGATCGAGGCCGGCCGCGTGGTCCTCCACGAGACGGATTTCGACCTGTGGTCCCTGCTGGCCGATCTGGAGGCGGCCTTCCGCGTCCTGGCCCAGCGATCCGGCTTGAGTCTGGAAATCGACCGCGCCGCGAACCTGCCCCGCTGGGTGCGCGGCGATGAACAGAAACTGCGTCAGATTCTGCATAATCTGCTCGGCAACGCCGTGAAGTTCACGGACCAGGGCGGGGTTGTCCTGCGGGCGGATTGGGTCGACTCCGGGTCCGGGACGCCCAGTCTGCGCTTCGAGGTCGAGGATTCCGGGCCGGGCATACCGGAACAGGACCGGGAAACGATCTTCCGCGATTTCGAGCAACTGCTTTCGGACAGTCACAACAAGGGGGGAACCGGTCTGGGGTTGGCCATCAGCAAGGCCTACACGGAGCTCATGGGCGGGAGCATCCGCGTCGGTGGCCAGATCGGCGTGGGCAGCGT
Coding sequences within:
- a CDS encoding hybrid sensor histidine kinase/response regulator, yielding MLTASPKHARTKKSNLSNTLGKTRRNAMLLRTKIILAFSAIGLVILAVVGTVHYAVLHTRTLVLIHDQIGRQLEHLDFAMTRFLKDTDANLLALATDQRVTTEDDRDFTNFLTADEKTFRYRITPTEQDIISVLKSFYLSHEHVNSVYMGRENGSFVRSHERARPTRYDPRQRPWYILAKNNPGRIMHTRPYRSLTTPDVNIGVVTTLLNGRGQVYGVVGMDITLTTLTDYVADFSMSFDGRAMLLDTDGTVLAAQDKRLLFKNVRDIFPNGKALLAPQDTATGLDMGDGTFSAHARRSAGTGWIVAALIPHAAIQGHVRRLILENLVFLTTAIALLTLASLLGLHRYILAPLERLTAGTLQIRASKDLRHRVRVDGRDEIATLGNAFNQMLEALDMASQDLAASQSALRQERDQLEERVKARTRELETLNQELVREIAVRKQAEETAEKANQAKSLFLANMSHEIRTPLNAILGFTQLLLMDPDVGPDQRRSLETVHRSGEHLLMLLNDILEMSKIEAGRVVLHETDFDLWSLLADLEAAFRVLAQRSGLSLEIDRAANLPRWVRGDEQKLRQILHNLLGNAVKFTDQGGVVLRADWVDSGSGTPSLRFEVEDSGPGIPEQDRETIFRDFEQLLSDSHNKGGTGLGLAISKAYTELMGGSIRVGGQIGVGSVFTLDLPLKPCGEGEVRAAPRPTRITRLAMGQGEIRVLVVDDNDANREILARLLALAGFAVREAPDGQAAMDILERWRPRLVLLDMIMPVMDGFQFLAAIRATELGRAMPVIAVTASVLTEERERVLAAGAVACLKKPFKSEELFALLQNHLDLRYEEADSTADEIPRPPSGAALQAGDLDALPAEIREALRQAAISLDLDGLRETIARVTAEHADTAAKLDHLVTEFKFQTILDLLEPRT